A genomic window from Candidatus Kouleothrix ribensis includes:
- a CDS encoding glycosyltransferase, which produces MKQTIAILHYTGPPTIGGVEATIGAHARVLAAHGHAVRIITGQSSLAQPGVAELTHPGLRSRGERVEQVARELAAGIVGPRFAALVAELAEWLAGALAGADLAIVHNLLTLHKNLAFSAALQQLLAAGRAPRLLAWCHDFAWRDPLYAAELHPGAPWDLLRTAWPGAHYVAVSADRRATLASLLGIAADQIAVVPPGVDLAALLKLAPATVALCEQLGLLPADPLLLLPARITRRKNIELAIAVVGELRRLGLAPKLVVTGPPGPHNPANAAYLAQLLDLRERSGARTAVVFLHQQYTDELGQPRPLGDAMLADLYHLADGLLFPSAYEGFGMPLIEAGLAGIPIFCSDIAPFREIAGDAALYFGLAEPPATIAERIATTLRADARATLRRRVRLSYTWEAIYRHAVVPLLADPR; this is translated from the coding sequence ATGAAACAAACAATCGCTATACTGCACTACACCGGCCCGCCGACGATCGGCGGCGTCGAGGCGACGATCGGCGCACACGCGCGGGTGCTGGCGGCGCATGGCCACGCCGTACGGATCATCACCGGCCAGAGCAGCCTGGCCCAGCCGGGCGTGGCCGAGCTGACCCACCCTGGCCTGCGCTCGCGCGGCGAACGCGTCGAGCAGGTGGCGCGCGAGCTGGCCGCCGGGATCGTGGGGCCGCGCTTCGCGGCGCTGGTGGCCGAGCTGGCCGAGTGGCTGGCCGGCGCGCTGGCCGGCGCCGACCTGGCGATCGTCCACAATCTGCTGACGCTGCACAAGAACCTGGCCTTCAGCGCCGCGCTACAGCAGCTGCTGGCCGCCGGCCGCGCGCCGCGCCTGCTGGCCTGGTGCCACGACTTCGCCTGGCGCGACCCGCTGTACGCGGCCGAGTTGCACCCCGGCGCGCCCTGGGATCTCTTGCGCACGGCCTGGCCAGGCGCACACTACGTGGCGGTGTCGGCCGATCGGCGCGCGACGCTTGCAAGCCTGCTTGGCATCGCTGCCGACCAGATCGCCGTGGTGCCACCGGGCGTCGACCTGGCCGCATTGCTCAAGCTCGCGCCCGCCACCGTAGCGCTATGTGAACAGCTGGGGCTGCTGCCGGCCGACCCGCTGCTGCTGCTGCCGGCGCGGATCACGCGCCGCAAGAACATCGAGCTGGCGATTGCGGTGGTTGGCGAGCTGCGCCGCCTGGGCCTGGCCCCCAAACTGGTGGTGACCGGCCCGCCAGGGCCGCACAACCCGGCCAACGCCGCCTACCTGGCGCAGCTGCTCGACCTGCGCGAGCGCAGCGGTGCGCGCACCGCAGTGGTATTCTTGCATCAGCAGTATACCGACGAGCTCGGCCAGCCGCGCCCGCTGGGCGATGCCATGCTGGCCGACCTGTATCACCTGGCCGATGGGCTGCTGTTCCCAAGCGCCTACGAGGGCTTCGGCATGCCGCTCATCGAGGCCGGGCTGGCCGGCATCCCGATCTTCTGTAGCGATATCGCACCGTTCCGCGAGATCGCCGGCGACGCGGCGCTGTACTTCGGCCTGGCCGAGCCACCCGCCACGATCGCTGAGCGGATCGCCACCACGCTGCGAGCGGATGCCCGCGCCACGCTGCGGCGCCGCGTGCGCCTGAGCTACACCTGGGAAGCAATCTACCGGCACGCCGTCGTGCCACTGCTGGCCGATCCCCGCTGA
- a CDS encoding glucosyl-3-phosphoglycerate synthase gives MSQLLQESAITQPATTGAYLVALPLTEQSDELRLLPLAQTIARHHGGRVLIVRVVVVPTEQPLSDGVHETRRARAELDELMNARPGATPDEPIGATITVAHSLESGIRTTIHEQRADLLLLGWEDQLSSPERLFGPPIDALLRDPPCDVVVMRLRDTPYERVLLPVRNGPHTPLACSLALALANHHDAAITILYAHEPRRSDDLAVRESLQSLRALPRVNRWLERALPAEQAILAEAPDHQLIVLGVTGRRTDPEAPIGPLAERILRLSNAAVALVCRRMAPAEAQAQQLWQQQRDLSSTVDRWFAENTFTSAEFRNIQRLIDLKRQQGLTISLALPALNESATIATVIGRTQQALMHDAPLLDEIVLIDSRSTDDTRAIAERYGLPVYIHQDILPQYGSFTGKGEALWKSLYVLKGDIVVWVDTDIRNFHPRFIYGLLGPLLREPRLVYSKGFYRRPLRVGETIVGTGGGRVTELTARPLLNLFYPELSGVVQPLSGEYAARREAIEWAPFFTGYGVEIGLLLDMLEYHGLGALAQVDLQQRIHRNQDLLSLSKMAFAIIQVVMQRMEERRRVQLVEPVNQAMKLIQQADDGSFHLEVREIRDHERPPMASIPEYRRLRGLPPTPINSVYQRREA, from the coding sequence GTGAGCCAACTATTGCAAGAATCGGCCATCACGCAGCCGGCCACCACCGGCGCATATCTCGTCGCGCTGCCGCTAACCGAGCAGAGCGATGAACTCCGGCTGCTGCCGCTGGCGCAGACGATCGCCCGCCACCACGGCGGCCGCGTATTGATCGTGCGCGTGGTGGTGGTGCCCACCGAGCAGCCGCTTAGCGATGGCGTACACGAAACCCGCCGCGCGCGCGCCGAGCTCGACGAGCTGATGAACGCGCGCCCCGGCGCCACGCCCGACGAACCGATCGGCGCGACGATCACCGTCGCGCACTCGCTCGAATCTGGTATTCGCACCACCATCCACGAGCAGCGCGCCGACCTGCTGCTGCTCGGCTGGGAGGATCAGCTTTCGTCGCCCGAGCGCCTGTTTGGCCCGCCGATCGACGCGCTGCTGCGCGACCCGCCCTGCGATGTCGTGGTGATGCGCCTGCGCGACACGCCCTACGAGCGCGTGCTGCTGCCGGTGCGCAACGGCCCCCACACCCCACTGGCCTGCAGCCTGGCGCTGGCGCTGGCCAATCACCACGACGCCGCGATCACCATCCTGTACGCCCACGAGCCGCGCCGATCCGACGACCTGGCCGTGCGCGAGAGCCTGCAGTCGCTGCGCGCGCTGCCGCGCGTCAACCGCTGGCTCGAGCGCGCGCTGCCGGCCGAGCAGGCCATCCTGGCCGAGGCCCCCGACCACCAGCTGATCGTGCTGGGCGTGACCGGGCGCCGCACCGACCCCGAGGCGCCGATCGGGCCGCTGGCCGAGCGCATCCTGCGGCTCTCGAACGCGGCGGTGGCGCTGGTGTGCCGGCGCATGGCCCCGGCCGAAGCCCAGGCTCAGCAGCTCTGGCAGCAGCAGCGCGATCTCTCATCGACTGTCGACCGCTGGTTCGCCGAAAACACTTTTACCAGCGCCGAGTTCCGCAATATCCAGCGGCTGATCGACCTCAAGCGCCAGCAAGGGCTGACGATCAGCCTAGCCCTGCCCGCGCTCAATGAGTCGGCCACGATTGCCACCGTGATTGGCCGAACCCAGCAGGCGCTCATGCACGACGCACCGCTGCTCGACGAGATCGTGCTGATCGACAGCCGCTCGACCGACGACACGCGCGCGATTGCCGAGCGCTACGGCCTGCCCGTGTATATTCACCAGGACATCCTGCCGCAGTATGGGTCGTTCACCGGCAAGGGCGAGGCGCTCTGGAAGAGCCTGTATGTGCTCAAGGGCGATATCGTCGTGTGGGTCGATACGGATATTCGCAACTTCCACCCGCGCTTCATCTATGGGCTGCTCGGGCCGCTGCTGCGCGAGCCGCGGCTGGTCTACTCCAAGGGCTTCTACCGCCGGCCGCTGCGCGTAGGCGAGACGATTGTAGGCACCGGGGGGGGCCGCGTGACCGAGCTAACCGCCCGGCCGCTGCTGAATCTGTTCTACCCCGAGCTATCGGGCGTGGTGCAGCCGCTCTCGGGCGAGTATGCCGCGCGGCGCGAGGCGATCGAGTGGGCGCCATTCTTCACCGGCTATGGCGTCGAGATCGGCCTGCTGCTCGACATGCTCGAATACCACGGCCTCGGCGCGCTGGCGCAGGTCGACCTTCAGCAGCGCATCCACCGCAACCAGGATCTGCTCTCGCTCTCGAAGATGGCGTTCGCGATCATCCAGGTGGTGATGCAGCGCATGGAAGAGCGCCGGCGCGTGCAGCTGGTCGAGCCGGTCAACCAGGCTATGAAGCTGATCCAGCAGGCCGACGACGGCAGCTTTCACCTCGAGGTGCGCGAGATCCGCGACCACGAGCGCCCGCCCATGGCCAGCATCCCTGAGTATCGCCGCCTGCGCGGCCTGCCGCCCACGCCGATCAATAGCGTGTACCAGCGGCGCGAAGCGTGA
- a CDS encoding alpha-glucosidase C-terminal domain-containing protein has product MHQPAHLATIRAHLAAIYADARADAAYTRLLALLDTFAQAHPGRAATARAALDQQEIVLITYGDQVRATGEPPLGTLARLLAGRLHGLASTVHILPFYPSSSDDGFAVIDYTAVDPQLGSWADIARLRQQARLMFDAVVNHISAQSAWFQAFLRGEPGAARRFIVHDPATDLAQVTRPRTSPLLTRFDTPAGPQHIWTTFSADQIDLNYADPALLAEMVGVLLRYVAEGASLIRLDAIGYLWKEPGTSCIHLPQTHRVVQLFRSVLDAVAPDVLLVTETNVPHRDNISYFGNGTNEAQMVYQFPLAPLVLHAFATGDAEPLSAWAAGLAPPSPQTSFFNFLASHDGIGVVPASGMLSRAQIAGLAARAEAHGGYVSYKTNPDGSQSPYELNITLFDALTHPDEQHTDPARAVARFLAANAIMLALQGVPGIYIHSLLGSSNDHAGVAATGRARSINRARWQLADLERRLDDRSNRASVVLAGFSAMLGVRRTRPAFHPGGPQRVLAGDPGVLTLLRSDPAGQRHMLCAHNVSAQPRALQLSAAALPELAGRALFDALSGRAILAAWPGDATITLAPYQVLWLEHQ; this is encoded by the coding sequence ATGCATCAGCCTGCGCATCTCGCCACCATCCGCGCGCACCTGGCAGCGATCTACGCCGACGCGCGTGCCGACGCCGCCTACACGCGGCTACTCGCGCTGCTCGATACGTTTGCGCAGGCCCACCCCGGCCGAGCCGCCACCGCTCGCGCCGCGCTCGACCAGCAGGAGATCGTGCTGATCACCTATGGCGACCAGGTGCGCGCTACCGGCGAGCCGCCGCTGGGCACGCTGGCGCGGCTGCTGGCCGGCCGATTGCACGGCCTCGCCAGCACCGTACACATTCTGCCGTTCTACCCCTCCTCGTCCGACGACGGCTTCGCCGTGATCGACTACACTGCAGTCGACCCGCAGCTGGGCAGCTGGGCCGATATCGCGCGGCTGCGGCAGCAAGCCCGGCTCATGTTCGACGCAGTGGTGAATCACATCTCGGCCCAGAGCGCCTGGTTTCAGGCATTCCTGCGCGGCGAGCCGGGCGCCGCGCGGCGCTTCATCGTACACGACCCGGCCACCGACCTGGCGCAGGTGACTCGCCCGCGCACCAGCCCGCTGCTGACGCGCTTCGACACCCCCGCCGGCCCGCAGCACATCTGGACGACCTTCAGCGCCGATCAGATCGATCTGAACTACGCCGACCCCGCGCTACTGGCCGAGATGGTGGGCGTGCTGCTGCGCTATGTGGCCGAGGGCGCCAGCCTGATCCGCCTCGACGCGATCGGCTACCTGTGGAAAGAGCCGGGCACCAGCTGCATCCACCTGCCGCAGACCCACCGAGTGGTGCAGCTGTTTCGCAGCGTGCTCGACGCCGTGGCGCCCGACGTGCTGCTAGTGACCGAGACCAACGTGCCGCACCGCGACAACATCAGCTACTTCGGCAACGGCACCAACGAGGCCCAGATGGTCTACCAGTTCCCACTGGCGCCGCTGGTGCTGCACGCCTTCGCCACCGGCGACGCCGAGCCGCTGAGCGCGTGGGCTGCCGGCCTGGCCCCACCCTCGCCGCAGACCAGCTTCTTCAACTTTCTGGCCTCGCACGACGGCATCGGCGTGGTGCCGGCCAGCGGCATGCTCAGCCGCGCGCAGATCGCCGGGCTGGCCGCACGCGCCGAAGCCCACGGCGGCTATGTCTCGTACAAAACTAACCCCGACGGCTCACAGAGCCCGTATGAGCTGAATATTACGCTATTCGACGCGCTGACTCACCCCGACGAGCAGCACACCGACCCGGCCCGCGCGGTCGCGCGCTTCCTGGCCGCCAACGCGATCATGCTGGCGCTGCAGGGCGTGCCGGGGATCTACATCCACAGCCTGCTTGGCTCGTCGAACGATCACGCCGGCGTGGCCGCCACCGGCCGGGCGCGCTCGATCAACCGCGCCAGGTGGCAGCTGGCCGACCTCGAACGGCGCCTGGATGACCGATCGAACCGGGCCAGCGTCGTGCTGGCGGGCTTCTCGGCCATGCTCGGCGTGCGCCGCACGCGGCCGGCGTTTCACCCCGGTGGCCCGCAGCGCGTGCTGGCCGGCGACCCAGGCGTGCTTACGCTGCTGCGCAGCGACCCGGCCGGCCAGCGCCATATGCTCTGCGCCCATAATGTGTCGGCGCAGCCGCGCGCCCTGCAGCTGAGCGCGGCAGCCCTGCCCGAGCTGGCCGGCCGCGCGCTGTTCGACGCGCTGAGCGGGCGGGCCATCCTGGCCGCATGGCCGGGCGACGCGACAATCACACTCGCGCCATACCAGGTGCTGTGGCTAGAGCACCAGTAG
- a CDS encoding aminotransferase class I/II-fold pyridoxal phosphate-dependent enzyme, translating to MTRSPARRVAGFGTTIFTEMSALALQHGAVNLGQGFPDFAGPAFVKQAAADAIAADLNQYAPMPGTPRLRRAVAAQWQREHGRTPDWQSEVCVTSGATEALCDAALAFLDPGDTAIVFEPAYDAYVPDITMAGATPIVVPLHPPRRQPTSPGADQLPAGDQRLSWHFDPAELRAAFERRPRLILINTPHNPTGKVYTRAELELIAELCQEFDVLAISDEVYDRLVYDAAEHVALATLPGMWQRTLTLNSIGKTFSVTGWKIGWALGPAPLIDALRRAHQWVTFASATPFQEAAGAAIELAAANGYYQQLRAEYAERRALLRAMLESAGLPTLPAEGSYFISADIGALGYADDRAFCRFLATEIGVAAIPTSAFYTDSASAPPLARFCFAKQRATLEAAGERLHKLKPHA from the coding sequence ATGACCCGATCGCCCGCCCGGCGCGTTGCCGGCTTCGGCACCACGATCTTCACCGAGATGAGCGCGCTGGCGCTGCAGCACGGCGCCGTAAACCTCGGCCAGGGTTTCCCCGACTTCGCCGGCCCCGCGTTTGTGAAGCAGGCCGCCGCCGACGCAATTGCCGCAGATCTGAACCAATACGCGCCCATGCCGGGCACCCCGCGCCTGCGCCGCGCAGTCGCCGCGCAGTGGCAGCGCGAGCACGGCCGCACGCCCGACTGGCAGAGCGAAGTCTGCGTTACAAGCGGCGCGACCGAGGCGCTCTGCGACGCGGCGCTGGCATTCCTCGACCCTGGCGACACAGCGATCGTGTTCGAGCCGGCCTACGACGCCTACGTGCCCGACATTACCATGGCCGGCGCGACGCCGATCGTGGTACCGCTCCACCCGCCGCGCCGGCAGCCAACCTCGCCAGGCGCCGACCAGCTGCCGGCTGGCGACCAGCGGCTAAGCTGGCATTTCGACCCGGCCGAGCTACGCGCGGCATTTGAGCGCCGGCCCAGGCTCATCCTGATCAACACGCCGCACAACCCTACCGGCAAGGTCTATACCCGTGCCGAGCTCGAGCTGATCGCCGAGCTGTGCCAGGAGTTCGACGTACTGGCGATCAGCGACGAGGTGTACGACCGGCTGGTGTACGACGCGGCCGAGCATGTGGCATTAGCCACGCTGCCGGGCATGTGGCAGCGCACGCTCACGCTCAACAGCATCGGCAAAACCTTCAGCGTCACGGGCTGGAAGATCGGCTGGGCGCTTGGGCCGGCGCCACTGATCGACGCGCTGCGCCGGGCACACCAGTGGGTCACATTCGCCAGCGCCACGCCATTTCAAGAGGCTGCCGGCGCCGCGATCGAGCTGGCTGCGGCTAATGGCTACTACCAGCAGCTGCGCGCCGAGTATGCCGAGCGCCGCGCACTGCTGCGCGCCATGCTCGAGTCGGCCGGCCTGCCGACCCTGCCGGCCGAGGGTTCGTACTTCATCAGCGCCGACATTGGCGCGCTCGGCTATGCCGACGACCGGGCCTTCTGCCGGTTTTTGGCCACCGAGATCGGCGTGGCGGCCATCCCAACCTCGGCGTTCTACACCGACTCAGCCAGCGCCCCGCCGCTCGCGCGCTTCTGCTTCGCCAAACAGCGCGCTACGCTCGAGGCCGCCGGCGAACGCCTGCACAAACTGAAACCACACGCATAG
- a CDS encoding tungsten formylmethanofuran dehydrogenase, which translates to MATEAPLRGLENVVVASTRLSAIDGTAGRLSYAGFDIHDLAERACFEEVVFLLWYGELPRAAELHDFSARLVAARQLGTAELALVRSLPASGHGMDALRTLVSGLALLDAHADDTSAAGAERIGVRIVAQMPVLIAAWDRLRRGLDPVAPDPALPHAANFLYMLRGVAPGAAEARAFEGYMVLLAEHGLNASTFAARVAIGSQADVYCAVVAAIGTLKGLLHGGANQKAMEAFLAIGMPERAGEYIEQLLARQGRLMGVGHRIYKVEDPRVRHLRRYVQQLAQGGASNWQEVADAVARVVAEHPHFTRRQLNPNVEFYSAPLLYMLDLPLDLFTAAFALSRVAGWVGHIAEQLADNRLIRPKADYHGPARRGYVALDQRG; encoded by the coding sequence ATGGCAACTGAAGCCCCGTTGCGTGGTCTCGAGAATGTAGTGGTGGCGAGCACGCGTCTGAGCGCGATCGACGGCACGGCCGGGCGGCTGAGCTATGCCGGCTTCGATATCCACGATCTAGCCGAGCGCGCGTGCTTCGAGGAGGTGGTGTTTCTGCTGTGGTATGGCGAGCTGCCGCGCGCGGCCGAGCTACACGACTTTTCGGCGCGGCTGGTGGCTGCGCGCCAGCTGGGCACGGCCGAGCTGGCGCTGGTGCGCAGCCTGCCCGCCAGCGGGCACGGCATGGACGCACTGCGTACGCTGGTGTCGGGGCTGGCGCTGCTCGACGCGCATGCCGACGACACCAGCGCGGCGGGGGCCGAGCGAATTGGTGTGCGGATCGTCGCGCAGATGCCGGTGTTGATTGCCGCCTGGGATCGCCTCCGCCGCGGCCTCGATCCGGTTGCGCCTGATCCGGCCCTGCCGCACGCGGCCAACTTCCTGTATATGCTGCGCGGCGTGGCGCCCGGCGCAGCCGAGGCGCGTGCGTTCGAGGGCTATATGGTGCTGCTGGCCGAGCACGGGCTGAATGCCTCGACCTTCGCGGCGCGCGTGGCGATCGGTTCGCAGGCCGATGTCTACTGCGCCGTAGTCGCGGCGATCGGCACGCTCAAGGGGCTGCTGCATGGTGGCGCGAATCAGAAGGCCATGGAGGCGTTCCTCGCGATCGGTATGCCCGAACGTGCCGGCGAGTATATCGAACAGCTGCTGGCCCGGCAAGGCCGCCTGATGGGCGTGGGCCATCGCATCTACAAGGTCGAGGATCCGCGTGTGCGGCACCTGCGCAGATACGTGCAGCAGCTGGCCCAGGGTGGCGCGAGCAACTGGCAAGAAGTTGCCGATGCCGTTGCGCGGGTGGTGGCCGAGCATCCGCACTTCACGCGGCGCCAGCTCAACCCGAACGTCGAGTTCTACAGTGCGCCGCTACTGTACATGCTCGATCTGCCGCTCGACCTGTTCACCGCCGCGTTTGCGCTTAGCCGTGTGGCCGGTTGGGTCGGGCATATCGCCGAGCAGCTGGCCGACAACCGGCTGATTCGCCCGAAGGCCGACTACCATGGCCCGGCGCGGCGTGGCTATGTTGCGCTCGATCAGCGCGGCTAA
- a CDS encoding helix-turn-helix domain-containing protein, with product MQVIDGVEYLDGDEAVALLGVKKATLYAYVSRGLLSSFRQAVGRKRLYRRADIDSLCELRPADEQPAGVADPPAHIDDDGVARDVRLPDAASWAGEH from the coding sequence ATGCAGGTGATCGACGGTGTGGAATATCTCGATGGCGACGAGGCAGTCGCGCTATTGGGCGTGAAGAAAGCCACGCTGTATGCATATGTCAGCCGCGGGCTGCTCAGCTCATTCCGCCAGGCAGTCGGGCGCAAGCGGCTCTACCGGCGCGCCGACATCGACAGCCTGTGCGAGCTGCGCCCGGCCGACGAGCAGCCGGCCGGCGTGGCCGATCCACCCGCGCACATCGACGACGACGGAGTTGCGCGTGATGTGCGGCTGCCCGACGCGGCCAGCTGGGCCGGCGAGCACTGA
- a CDS encoding response regulator, giving the protein MAQQLRLVIADDESLIRMNLKETLVGLGYLVVGEAGDGVSVVNLARELRPDLVIMDIKMPKLDGIQAAKMLTEDKIAPVLLLTAYSDRELVDRAREAGVVNYIVKPFRDAELLPAIEIAMARYAEFQEIDRKVGDLQETLETRKLVERAKGVLMDTQGLKEQEAFRKIQQLSMNTRKSMREIAQAILLTAQIEK; this is encoded by the coding sequence ATGGCTCAACAGTTACGTCTCGTGATCGCCGACGACGAGTCGCTTATCCGGATGAATCTCAAGGAGACGCTGGTCGGGTTGGGGTACCTGGTTGTTGGCGAGGCCGGCGATGGGGTGAGTGTGGTGAACCTGGCGCGCGAGCTACGCCCCGATCTGGTGATCATGGACATCAAAATGCCCAAGCTCGACGGCATCCAGGCTGCCAAGATGCTGACGGAAGATAAGATCGCGCCAGTGCTGCTGCTGACGGCCTACTCCGATCGCGAGCTGGTCGATCGGGCGCGCGAGGCCGGCGTGGTGAATTACATCGTCAAGCCATTCCGCGATGCCGAGCTGCTGCCGGCGATCGAGATCGCGATGGCGCGCTATGCCGAGTTTCAGGAGATCGATCGGAAGGTTGGCGACCTGCAAGAGACGCTCGAGACGCGCAAGCTGGTCGAGCGCGCCAAGGGTGTGCTGATGGATACGCAGGGCCTGAAAGAGCAAGAGGCCTTCCGCAAGATCCAGCAGCTGTCGATGAACACGCGCAAGTCGATGCGCGAGATTGCCCAGGCGATTCTGCTGACCGCCCAGATCGAGAAATAG
- a CDS encoding winged helix-turn-helix transcriptional regulator, translating to MATARCERDDQRLYRLLKALGNPVRLQIVRFVQKNPRCIGNQIQLQLPHSVARAQSTLSQHLKILRSAGIIDARCDGSATCYQINQEILNWLREQLADM from the coding sequence ATGGCAACAGCGCGCTGTGAGCGAGATGACCAACGCCTCTACCGGCTGCTCAAAGCACTCGGCAATCCGGTGCGTCTGCAAATTGTGCGTTTTGTACAAAAAAACCCTCGTTGTATTGGCAATCAGATCCAGCTTCAGCTGCCGCATAGCGTCGCACGTGCGCAGTCGACATTATCGCAGCACCTCAAAATACTGCGTTCTGCTGGTATAATCGACGCACGCTGCGATGGATCGGCCACCTGCTACCAGATCAATCAGGAGATTCTGAACTGGCTGCGCGAGCAATTGGCCGATATGTAG
- a CDS encoding ABC transporter ATP-binding protein yields the protein MYAIEIENLYKSYDSTSVLRGFDLRVSPGQVYGLLGPNGSGKSTLIHLLLGFLRPDKGTLRLFGEHDLDRVRGRVGYLPERLRYHLRYTGREYLRHLGRFSDIAEPQLARRVDAELYSVGLSDAADRMLATYSKGMLQRLGIAQALLADPTILLIDEPTSGLDPAGQREMLGMLGRLNSREHTIFLTTHILDEIDLLCDTVGILYDGRLAAQVDVQSLRTPGRNALIKLAHISPELQTRLHGFGPAVRWSGHEVTLRPNSPELQAQVLRAVLDAGIPIIAIEPQGRPLEEMYMRVVRGEALDLPAAPTAAAPTSMFAPPRPPDLAGPGRPAHGDTLLRELLSDRPDPDRPGAEE from the coding sequence ATGTACGCGATCGAGATCGAGAACCTGTATAAGTCCTACGACAGCACCAGCGTGCTGCGCGGGTTTGATCTGCGCGTGTCGCCTGGCCAGGTGTACGGCCTGCTCGGGCCAAACGGCTCGGGCAAGTCGACGCTCATCCACCTGCTGCTGGGCTTCCTGCGGCCCGACAAAGGCACGCTGCGCCTGTTCGGCGAGCACGATCTCGACCGTGTGCGCGGGCGGGTTGGCTACTTGCCCGAGCGGCTGCGCTACCACCTGCGCTACACTGGCCGCGAGTACCTGCGCCACCTCGGCCGCTTTAGCGATATAGCCGAGCCACAGCTCGCACGCCGTGTCGACGCCGAGCTGTATAGCGTAGGCCTGAGCGATGCGGCTGATCGCATGCTGGCAACCTACTCGAAAGGCATGCTCCAGCGGTTGGGGATTGCCCAGGCATTGCTGGCCGACCCGACGATCCTGCTGATCGACGAGCCAACCTCGGGGCTCGACCCGGCCGGGCAGCGCGAGATGCTGGGCATGCTGGGCCGGCTCAACAGCCGCGAGCACACGATCTTCCTGACCACGCACATCCTCGACGAGATCGACCTGCTGTGCGACACGGTCGGAATTCTGTACGATGGCAGGCTGGCCGCCCAGGTCGATGTGCAGTCGCTGCGCACGCCCGGCCGCAACGCGCTGATCAAGCTGGCGCATATTTCGCCCGAGCTACAGACCCGGCTGCACGGCTTTGGGCCGGCGGTGCGCTGGAGCGGGCACGAGGTGACGCTGCGGCCCAATTCGCCCGAGCTGCAGGCGCAAGTGCTGCGGGCCGTGCTCGACGCCGGCATCCCAATCATCGCAATCGAGCCGCAAGGCCGCCCGCTCGAAGAAATGTACATGCGCGTGGTGCGCGGCGAGGCGCTCGATCTGCCGGCCGCGCCGACCGCCGCCGCGCCCACCAGCATGTTCGCGCCACCACGCCCGCCCGATCTGGCTGGCCCAGGCCGGCCGGCGCACGGTGATACGCTGCTGCGTGAGCTGTTGAGTGATCGCCCCGACCCTGACCGGCCGGGCGCTGAAGAATAA
- a CDS encoding NADH:ubiquinone oxidoreductase, which yields MIKVYRINTGSCGGCDIEIAAAVDAGPDLGWADAPATADLLLLTGPLTAASRPLVLALCHELGGRVPLLAVGRCAIDGHPFGRGGIADAPELAARTLDGCPPTPTVIAEAIRRIVADQPPPASRRG from the coding sequence ATGATTAAGGTCTACCGCATCAATACTGGCTCGTGTGGCGGCTGCGATATCGAGATCGCGGCGGCAGTCGATGCCGGCCCCGATCTCGGCTGGGCCGACGCGCCGGCGACTGCCGATCTGCTACTGCTGACAGGCCCGCTGACGGCCGCGAGCCGCCCGTTGGTGCTGGCGCTGTGTCACGAGCTGGGTGGGCGCGTCCCGCTGCTGGCTGTCGGGCGCTGCGCGATCGACGGCCATCCGTTCGGCCGCGGCGGTATCGCCGATGCGCCCGAGCTGGCCGCACGCACGCTCGATGGTTGCCCGCCCACACCCACGGTGATCGCCGAGGCGATCCGGCGGATTGTGGCCGACCAGCCGCCACCTGCCAGCAGGCGCGGCTAG